The Manihot esculenta cultivar AM560-2 chromosome 11, M.esculenta_v8, whole genome shotgun sequence genome includes a region encoding these proteins:
- the LOC110626316 gene encoding beta-galactosidase 13: MEVNLRNFPVIIFTSLFFLLASSSTEDNYQMGDKLGVIYDGRSLIINGKREILISGSIHYTRSHPHMWSEILQKARHGGLNVIQTYVFWNVHEPVQGQYNFEGQYDLVKFIKLIGEYGMYATLRVGPFIQAEWNHGGFPYWLREIRNITFRTDNPPFKYYMKRFVHMIIHKMREEKLFASQGGPIILSQVENEYNTVQPAFKESGIRYVEWAGNMAVGQKTGVPWIMCKQRDAPDPVINTCNGRNCGDTFIGPNRPNKPSLWTENWTAKYRVFGDPPSQRSAEDLAFSVARWFSKNGTLANYYMYHGGTNFGRSTSSFVTTRYYDEAPLDEYGLLREPKWGHLKDLHGALRLCKKALLWGNPSTKQLGDNLEARIYKKPGTELCAAFLTNNETRTPSVVKFRGKEYNLPARSISILPDCKTEVYNTKKVVSQHNVRSYVRSEVASNNLKWKMYKEVIPSQLKETSIDPYELYSLTKDRTDYGWYTTTIEINESDLPMRKDTRPVLQVASLGHAMLAFVNGEFVGAAHGSKIEKSFVLQKPVNLKPGSNTITLLGSLMGFPDSGAFMEHRYAGPRGVSILGLNTGTLDLTSNGWGHQVGLDGEKKKVYSEEGTKKVKWTKVEKGSGPALTWCKTYFDAPEGDDPVAVAMTGMGKGMIWINGNSIGRYWMSYLSPLGKPSQSTYHIPRAFLRSRNNLMVILEEENTNPEKIEILTVNRDTICSYISETYLASVKSWGRRNGKIIAIVDDLQPAAQITCPKYKKITSVEFASFGDSEGVCGEYLHGKCNAPNSKQVVEQHCLDKTSCRIPIDRQLFGNNQDDVCRESRQVLAVQVKCGED; the protein is encoded by the exons ATGGAAGTGAATCTGAGGAACTTTCCTGTGATAATATTCACATCCCTTTTCTTCTTGTTAGCTTCTTCCTCCACAGAGGACAATTATCAAATGGGTGATAAGCTTGGTGTTATTTACGATGGAAGGTCTTTGATCATTAATGGGAAAAGAGAGATTCTCATTTCAGGATCAATCCATTACACTCGCAGTCACCCTCAT ATGTGGTCTGAAATCCTTCAAAAGGCCAGACATGGAGGTCTCAATGTAATTCAGACTTATGTTTTCTGGAATGTTCATGAACCAGTGCAAGGACAG TATAATTTTGAAGGGCAATATGACTTGGTGAAGTTCATCAAGTTGATTGGCGAGTATGGTATGTATGCAACTCTTAGGGTTGGCCCATTCATCCAGGCTGAATGGAATCATGG CGGATTCCCATATTGGTTAAGAGAGATCAGAAACATCACATTCCGTACAGATAACCCACCATTCAAG TACTATATGAAAAGGTTTGTTCATATGATCATCCATAAGATGAGAGAAGAGAAGTTATTTGCATCACAGGGAGGACCCATTATTTTGTCCCAG GTTGAAAATGAGTACAACACTGTCCAACCAGCATTTAAAGAATCAGGAATTAGATATGTTGAATGGGCCGGAAACATGGCCGTAGGGCAAAAAACAGGAGTCCCATGGATTATGTGCAAGCAAAGGGATGCCCCCGATCCTGTG ATCAATACTTGCAATGGAAGGAATTGTGGCGATACTTTCATAGGCCCCAATAGACCAAACAAGCCTTCTTTGTGGACTGAGAACTGGACTGCTAA GTATAGAGTATTTGGTGACCCACCATCTCAAAGATCTGCAGAGGATCTTGCGTTCTCAGTTGCTCGCTGGTTCTCAAAGAATGGAACTCTAGCCAATTATTACATG TACCATGGTGGGACAAACTTTGGCAGATCGACCTCTTCTTTTGTGACAACTAGATACTATGATGAAGCCCCTCTTGATGAATATG GTTTGCTGAGGGAACCCAAGTGGGGCCATCTCAAGGACTTGCATGGTGCTCTAAGATTGTGCAAGAAGGCTCTGCTATGGGGTAATCCTAGTACTAAACAATTGGGTGACAATCTAGAG GCTCGTATCTATAAGAAACCTGGCACAGAGCTGTGTGCTGCTTTCTTGACCAACAACGAAACTAGAACGCCCAGTGTTGTCAAGTTCAGGGGCAAGGAATACAACTTGCCTGCACGTTCCATTAGCATCCTTCCCGATTGCAAGACCGAAGTCTACAATACCAAGAAG GTTGTATCACAACATAATGTGAGGAGCTATGTCAGATCAGAAGTTGCAAGCAACAACCTGAAATGGAAGATGTACAAAGAAGTCATTCCAAGCCAACTTAAGGAAACATCAATAGATCCATATGAACTCTATAGCTTGACTAAAGATAGAACTGATTATGGTTGGTACACCACAAC CATTGAAATTAATGAAAGTGACTTGCCAATGAGGAAAGATACTCGTCCAGTTTTACAAGTCGCAAGTCTTGGCCATGCAATGCTTGCTTTCGTCAATGGTGAATTTGTAG GAGCTGCACATGGGAGCAAGATAGAGAAGAGCTTCGTCCTTCAGAAGCCAGTAAACTTAAAGCCAGGGAGCAACACTATCACTCTCTTGGGTTCTCTAATGGGCTTTCCA GACAGTGGAGCCTTTATGGAGCACAGGTATGCAGGACCTCGTGGAGTTTCCATCCTTGGGTTGAACACAGGAACGCTTGACCTCACATCCAATGGATGGGGCCATCAG GTTGGCTTGGATGGAGAGAAGAAGAAAGTCTACTCTGAGGAAGGAACAAAGAAGGTGAAATGGACAAAAGTAGAGAAAGGATCAGGACCTGCTCTAACATGGTGCAAG ACATACTTTGATGCTCCTGAAGGAGATGATCCTGTTGCTGTTGCTATGACTGGGATGGGAAAAGGCATGATTTGGATCAATGGTAATAGCATTGGTCGCTATTGGATGTCCTACCTTTCCCCTCTTGGAAAGCCTTCTCAATCCAC ATACCACATTCCAAGAGCATTTCTGAGATCAAGAAATAATTTAATGGTTATACTGGAGGAAGAAAACACAAATCCAGAAAAAATAGAGATCCTTACAGTGAATAGAGATACAATATGTAGTTACATATCAGAGACATATCTAGCCTCTGTGAAGTCATGGGGAAGAAGGAATGGCAAGATCATAGCTATAGTGGATGACCTGCAACCAGCAGCTCAAATAACATGTCCCAAGTACAAGAAGATAACATCAGTGGAGTTTGCAAGTTTTGGGGATTCTGAGGGAGTTTGTGGAGAATATTTACATGGAAAATGCAATGCTCCAAATTCAAAGCAGGTTGTTGAACAG CATTGCTTGGACAAGACCAGCTGCCGTATTCCCATTGACAGACAGCTTTTTGGAAATAACCAGGATGATGTTTGTCGAGAAAGCAGACAAGTGTTAGCTGTTCAAGTAAAATGTGGCGAGGATTAG